One window of the Nitrospira sp. genome contains the following:
- a CDS encoding HAD-IA family hydrolase: MTKTPVDLLIFDLDGTLIESKWDIAHSVNLTLVELGLPERPLEEIFGFVGDGVKKLLRLAVGESNRVSFDEALAVFRGHYLEHCLDRTVFFPGIEPMLQHFSDKHKAVATNKSIEYTRVILNGLGAGHFPWVVGGDNGFGLKPEPGMLLHLLEQVKVPKERAVLVGDSTNDINGGHNAGIRVCAVGYGMGNREKMAACEPDWFIERPEQLMEIFT; the protein is encoded by the coding sequence ATGACGAAGACCCCGGTTGATTTGTTGATTTTTGATTTGGACGGCACGTTGATCGAGTCGAAGTGGGACATCGCCCATTCGGTCAACCTCACGCTGGTCGAGTTGGGGCTGCCGGAACGGCCGCTTGAAGAAATTTTCGGATTCGTCGGCGACGGGGTCAAGAAACTCCTGCGGCTGGCCGTCGGTGAGAGCAACCGGGTGAGTTTCGACGAGGCCCTCGCCGTCTTTCGCGGGCACTATCTCGAACATTGTCTGGACCGCACGGTCTTCTTTCCGGGGATCGAGCCGATGTTGCAGCACTTCTCCGATAAGCACAAAGCCGTGGCGACGAATAAATCGATCGAATACACGCGCGTCATTCTCAACGGGTTGGGCGCGGGGCATTTCCCCTGGGTCGTCGGGGGAGACAACGGGTTTGGCCTGAAACCGGAGCCTGGTATGCTGTTGCATCTGCTTGAGCAGGTGAAGGTCCCTAAAGAGCGAGCCGTTTTGGTGGGCGACAGTACCAACGACATCAACGGCGGGCACAACGCCGGTATTCGGGTCTGCGCCGTCGGCTATGGAATGGGGAATCGGGAGAAGATGGCGGCGTGCGAGCCCGATTGGTTCATCGAACGACCGGAACAACTGATGGAGATATTTACATGA